The Nitrososphaerales archaeon sequence ATTCATGAATGATTGATTACAAAGGTTTATGATAGGAGCTGGAAACGTGATAGACAATGTGGACACCAGTAACAATGGCACTTCTAGCCATCAACATTCTTGTCTTTATAGCTGGATACCTTTATGAAGATACACTTTACGAATTTGCTGTAATTCCTGCCCAGATACTGAGGAACCCATCGTTATTTGTAACATCGTCACTCTCATCGATGTTCTTGCATGCGGGTGTAGTACATATAGCATTCAACATGATCGCTCTTACAACGCTTGGGCGCGTACTTGAACCGCATATTGGCTCAAAACGATTCACAATAGTATACTTTGCATCTGGTTTTGCTGGTACAGCTCTTCACACAGCGTATGTTTTGGCTACAGGCAATGGTATTAACACACCAGTCGTTGGTGCCTCAGGGGCCATTTCGGGGATAATTGGTATAGCAGCTGCTCTGGGAGATCGACTTGCCATATTCTGGCTTGTTGCCCA is a genomic window containing:
- a CDS encoding rhomboid family intramembrane serine protease, which gives rise to MWTPVTMALLAINILVFIAGYLYEDTLYEFAVIPAQILRNPSLFVTSSLSSMFLHAGVVHIAFNMIALTTLGRVLEPHIGSKRFTIVYFASGFAGTALHTAYVLATGNGINTPVVGASGAISGIIGIAAALGDRLAIFWLVAQVPFAVFGGSSIAYFAHIGGFILGFVAGRIMKYLTKRRKYTGDYYT